The Lathyrus oleraceus cultivar Zhongwan6 chromosome 5, CAAS_Psat_ZW6_1.0, whole genome shotgun sequence genome includes the window TTTAATGAGGTCCACAATCTCCTTGCACTCTAAGGCgttctgagccagttccctctccaaggccagcctcttgtggtagacatacttccacctgttcacactagaggcaaagtggaaggacacattgtctATAGGTACCTCTGGAACACTAGCAGCCAACTTGCTAGAGGTTGGCTTTTTCCTGGacagggatgttgtgacatcacagGGAACATCCGAGTCAGATTCCACCACAACAACCTTGGTCTTCAgtttcttgggcacctctttgctccaaggTTTTGCAGGTCCATGTCCTTTTCTCTTGCGTGCACTCTCTGTCACTGTTTGCTTGGGAGAGGTTGTCTCATCAACTTCCTTGGTTGGGGACTTTTGCACAACTGTCTTTTTCTCTCTCCTAGTCATGACCCTCTTGGCTATGCTAGGGATGACTGAGGCCaacagttcattatcagagaactcttccaggTTGACTGTGTCAGCTCTAGGGTTGGCATCAACAGCTTGAGTGACACTAACCTTCTCACCTCTCACTTTGCTCACAGGTTTATCATTCTTAGGACCCTCTTCAGGTAGTCCAGACACATTCTCTCTTAACACAACTGCGGTTTCACGACATGCACCATCATCGGGTATGATAGTGGTCAAGGGAACGGAAACCCTGATTACCGGACAAAATCTTTGTGACAATAGAGGCAATggcattatgcacatacctcgatcCTTCCTTGGAAGGTTTGTCCAGAGCGATAGCTGAGGAGTTTCTGGAGACCGTTTCTTttggtcttcttgcatgggaAGACGTTGCAGCGTTGACACCAACTTCCTCCCGGTTAGGGTTGCCAAACTCCGTGCTGTGTGAATCGGACACGGTAGTGTAGGAGGTGGTATCGGATTGATGTGCCATGCTGAATATCTCAGAGGGAAGTTGAACCGTTTCTTTGGAAGAAGGTTTGCACGAATGAGGGTTTAAGCAACGGAATGTGAAACGCTTGATGCAAGAGTAAGGTCTGTTAGCTTTTGACCACTCAGAGCGcactatttgttgtttaataatttgacttactaaacaaTAGCTACttaacttcattagttgctataagTTATCAGACGTacacattccctctttgcccttaCTATTGTCAAACTGAGTAacgtacaatgtcatgacattccgggtgacattgtactcagtctgcatcaggttcctccataCTAGGGTTGACCACCTGCTACCAGACGCTAGGTAATCAGTTTCTGCAGACGACAATAGTACACACCTCTGTTTATCCCTTGCTGTCATATCATTTGAATGATGACCAATAGGTGCGAATGACTCATGACTTTCAATCAGGCATTTTCCACAGTCTGTCCTTTTATCTAAAGACAGATATGGGACTCCTCTCATAGTTCCCTTGGAAGGgctcttcttcattccttttacaTGAAGTTgatcaagtcttccatgtcccagcttcccttcctgatctcccttgaTTAAGGGGCACTTGGGAAAGTAGAGTGAGTCTTTggatttccatagatagcaattatctttggatctgtctcctctcatcacttcctgattgcaaccatccaacaccacacatcctcccttagtaaattccaccttgcatccttggtcacatagctgacttatgcttatgaggtttacagtcagtccttttactaacagtacATCACTCAGTTTTGGAGCTTCAGGacagtccagcttaccaacacccttgacttctcctttagttacatcaccaaatgtcacaaacttggtggtaggaggttgtagattcaccactaggttgctcatcccagtcatatgccttgagcagccgctatcaaggtaccagtcttgtctgataggtgcccttggagatgtgtgagcaaggttagcaacacattGTTAATTCTCAGGAGAGGAATGAAGCTTAGTTGCCTGCTGCTTAGGATTGACCAGAAGTGTCTGTTTagccgcccatgtttgtttcttaatggggacattatgcttagacaccttcttcttaggcctaccttgcgaggtctggtttgggtaaccatgcagcctatagcaaaagggttttatgtgaccaaatctaccacagtaatgacatctccatctcttaaatttcttcttctgatgattgctcattctggttctccgatgttgagacattggatgtgacttctgtttgaatttctgaacttcagccttaGATGTTTTGAGTTCAGATGAAGAATTCTTAGTGAATCCTAAACCAGACATGGCTCCTGACTTCTGTCTCACCTTtaggatttcttccaaggtgtcagatccttTATTCAACACTTTGATGGATTTGGTCAATTTGTCTAGCTTAGAAGTTAGCAGAGAAATCTCACCattcagaccctctatgactttcagctgctcctgtttctcagcttctagctctttgatgagtttcttctgcttttctccttggatacatacttctgcacttttaacacatagttctttatatgaggcagcaagttcatccaaggtgagctcatctccacttgagtcatcctctgaggcacagacactggtcagagctgtgacatgtttagcagattctccttcagattcactctcagtgtcttcttctgaccaggtggcagatagccctttcctttgcatattgagaaaggtagggcattcagccttaatatgaccatatccttcacatccatggcactggattcccttgccttggttacacttttcttcagaagttgatcttttctttaTGTCAGACGGAATGTTATGGACATTAGGTCTACCATGTTGATCAACattctttatgaacttgttgaactgtcttccaagcatggctatggcttcaGAGATGCTTCCATTTCCTCCACTGTTTCCTTCTTCTGACTTCTCTTCAGTGTTAGAAACAaatgctatgcttttgttcttcctgtcagcatcctcacataagcccgattcaaaggtttggagggaaccaatgagctcatctaccttcatcttgcaaatatcttgagcctcttctatggctgtgaccttcatagcaaatctcttaggcaaggacctgagaatctttcttacaagtttctcttcagccattttctcacctagtccaccagaggtgtttgcaatttcaagaatattcatttgaaagtcatgaatagtctcatcctctttcatcctcagattttcaaacttggtggtcagcatctgaagtttggacatcttcaccttggaagtaccttcatgagttaccttgagggtatcccaaacttccttagctagttcacaatggtgcaccagcctgaagatgtttttactgattccattgaacaatgcattcaaggccttggaatttccaagagttaatgcctcttgctccttgtcccactcttcttcaggaatctgcacactgactccatcttcacctgtcttcgttggatgttcccatcctttgttgacagctctcaagactttgctatctagagaccttaagaaggctatcatacgaggcttccagtcatcataattagagccatccaacatgggaggtctatttgagtgtcatatatccttgtccatggtactagaaagtaacttccctagatctcacccagaaatttacaggcagggtgcctgctctgatgccaattgaaattctagttatcagactttagatgtcacacgggttgttatgacatccaattctgcacagacaagaattaagtagaacttaaaagtaagtgcagtaaataactcaagtaattgtttacccagttcagtccaacatgacctacatctgggggctaccaagccagggaggaaatccactatcagtagtattaattcaaagctaaactcacccgtttacaacttgtcacttaatccctacccaatgcaatttcaatcttactctaagatcagagttcctactcactccccctcaatcacctcagtgattactacctttaatcaatattaaagacaactttgaagtcacacttcaaacaactcttgattgtgcttaacagctttaatcaagatacatagcactcacgcttaaaagctttgagcgacacaacacttacaactcaatgaacaccctatgccaaagcaatcatcaacgtgataatggcttggcttacaagatatgtctaatacaagactcacaaaaatacagcagtgaagtatgatggacacactaaatcttcacgcctcaaaatccccaaaatctgaatgaaggaacgacttccttttatattgcagtacctgggcttttgcacttgtattctcctgaatttaaggtcacgcgagttcccataaattcaacatctaggttactaacaaataggctatttgttaggttcattaaatgtagcttggttgttgatttcctggattttctctaagctgttgaatccctgaagaatagcctgagaaaaagctgaaacagaaaactgaacaacctacaatatagcatatgctgtcaggaatgaatgtcacgacattcagcttgacatcaaggatcatatgctgagtctgtttttccagaaaacagactgtacaattttgctgacctgtatatgaccaaaatgaccatactaagtaacaacttacattaatagatgtcaaagtatccaatttgacatttacacatttggccttaagtctgttctgttatcctcttgaagaacagactaagtaacatgctgaagtatagcaaaacaccactctgtctaatgttcagtatatgctgtcaatgatgaatgtcataacatccattttgacattcagtcagtaggccttatgccaggtctggtctttccttgataaccagactggaaataaatactaagttctaacagaacaccagctgttctattccttagtatctgctgacaggtatgaatgtcacagcatccagtttgacattcaataaatcctgtattagctaatcctgtagtaactactcaagtgtgtcatgacatcagtcaagacatcagagtacagttagttattctaacctacaatgcagtcacacatacacaccatgtcatgacatcagtcaagacattagtaaccagctagtgttttaccatataatgcagccaattaaacactTACACATAAACCTAATTCCTTAAGGTATAAGGTGAAGATGTGATGTCTCTCACTTATATGACTGCTCTTAACCCTATGTGGATGCCCCTGTTACGACTCATCATTTATTCTTAATTTTGATAACCCTATCAATCCTACATTTGTTGCTCGACTTTATGCAATGCTCAACATTTATTCTTAATTTTGATATATTGGAGTAATGTTGAACATTTATGCCTAACTTTGATCTATTGAAAATGATTTAGATGGCTAGTTTTCTGAGTGATTACGCGAAGAAAAATGTGGAGAAATTGATAGATGGAGCGCTCAAAGAATTACGATATATATGTTGTTTCACTTGCATTGCTAAGGAATTTGAAGAAAAGAAAGTTAGGTTGGAAGCAGAAAGGACAAGTGTTGGGCAACGTGTTCAAGTTGCAAAAAGAAGAGGTGAAGATGTTCAAGCTACTGCTCTTTTTTGGGAAGATGAAGCTGATAAGATCATTCAAGAAGAcaccaaaacaaaacaaaaatgcTTTTTTGGATTATGTCCTGATTGCATTTGGCTATACAAAAGGGGAAAGGAATTGGAAATTAAGAAAGAGCAAATAAGTTTTTTTATGGAAACTGGAAAGGAACTTGCAATAGGTCTCCCTGCTCCTCTTCCAGATGTTGAACGATATTCATCTCGACACTATATTTCTTTTAAAAGTAGAGAATCGAAATATAATGAGCTTTTGGATGCACTGAAAGATGAAAACAATTATATAATAGGGTTGCAAGGGATGGGGGGAACAGGAAAAACTACATTGTCCAAAGAAGTGGGTAAGATACTTAAGCAATCCAGACAATTTACGTGCATTATTGTTACGACAGTGTCATTTTCTCCTGATATTAAAAAGATTCAAGATGATATTGCTGGGCCCTTGGGATTGAAGTTTGATGACTGTAGTGAATCAGACCGACCTAAAAAACTATGGAAAAGATTAACAAATGGTGAAAAGATTCTTGTAATACTTGATGATGTTTGGGGAGATATTGATTTTGAAGAAATAGGGATTCCATATAGTGACAATCACAAAGGTTGTAGAGTTCTTGTAACCACGCGCAATGTGGAGGTATGCAACACATTAGGATGCAGTAAGACAATCAGATTGGAGCTCTTGTCTTCAGATGATGCATGGGAAATGTTCAAACGACATGCTGGTCTGACTGAAACTTCAACTAGAAGTTTGCTAGACAAGGGTCGTAAAATTGCAGACGAATGCAAAGGATTACCAATTGCAATTGCTGTTATCGCAAGTAGTTTGAGGGGAAAACAACATCGGGAAGAATGGGATTTTGCCTTAAAATCCTTGCAGAAATATGCTTCAATGCATGatattgatgatgatgatgatgatttgGTTAAAATATATGAACGCTTGAAGTTTAGCTATGATAATATGAACGATGGAAAGGCAAAGAGACTATTCCT containing:
- the LOC127080471 gene encoding uncharacterized protein LOC127080471, with the protein product MAHQSDTTSYTTVSDSHSTEFGNPNREEVGVNAATSSHARRPKETVSRNSSAIALDKPSKEGSRVSVPLTTIIPDDGACRETAVVLRENVSGLPEEGPKNDKPVSKVRGEKVSVTQAVDANPRADTVNLEEFSDNELLASVIPSIAKRVMTRREKKTVVQKSPTKEVDETTSPKQTVTESARKRKGHGPAKPWSKEVPKKLKTKVVVVESDSDVPCDVTTSLSRKKPTSSKLAASVPEGKHVPDIVMTSEEASKASNQPDKAAVIAVLRETCKELESRKLALEKLIFQLETSAEDTNEAARQSSEDEEEASSEEEADDEAEE